A region from the Camarhynchus parvulus chromosome 23, STF_HiC, whole genome shotgun sequence genome encodes:
- the LSM10 gene encoding U7 snRNA-associated Sm-like protein LSm10: protein MEVSHSVKERTIAENSLVILLQGLRGHVTTVELRDESAAAGRVTSVDAFMNVRLAEVTFTDRQGAVSRLDELFVTGRNIRYVHIPDEVDIRATIEEQLQAIHRVRYLGARDKGRREFLPAKHK, encoded by the coding sequence ATGGAGGTGAGCCACTCGGTGAAGGAGCGCACCATCGCCGAGAACAGCCTGGTGatcctgctgcagggcctgcGTGGCCACGTCACCACCGTGGAGCTGCGCGACGAGAGCGCGGCCGCGGGGCGCGTCACCAGCGTGGACGCCTTCATGAACGTGCGCCTGGCCGAGGTGACCTTCACGGACAGGCAGGGCGCCGTGTCCCGCCTGGACGAGCTCTTTGTGACCGGCAGGAACATCCGCTACGTGCACATCCCCGACGAGGTGGACATCCGGGCCACCATcgaggagcagctgcaggccaTCCACAGGGTGCGCTACCTCGGGGCCCGTGACAAGGGACGCAGGGAGTTCCTCCCTGCCAAGCACAAGTGA